In a genomic window of Struthio camelus isolate bStrCam1 chromosome 16, bStrCam1.hap1, whole genome shotgun sequence:
- the SPECC1 gene encoding cytospin-B isoform X2 — MGNQPGRVEEHDQGTLSTAKRTGIPAPREVSSSVSRERAVLRGQANSRKSQSSPTSSGTPTPTKHVRPTTKSKQENETGDRAVLESQVKELLAEAKTKDSEITKLRCELKKCKEKGSHNPEGMSASDQNLETLSPVDIDPLIRTLQEKNRTFQKELASLGEENRVLKEKLLYLENSPLSDTTTSSGADSSLPTPTTQGSSFGSPSKNVLRGETDEHRQHVNGAALRNSGSSSSDVTKASLSPDASDFEHIADIPSRPTSSNSNNFKGSRCSTTGSSPNNISDLSVASLTERIQKMEENHHSTAEELQATLQELSDQQQMVQELTAENEKLVEEKALLETSFRQHRDRAEQLSQENEKLMTLLQERSKNEESKAQEGKILELEQKCAEVLEKAQFEREKLLNIQQQLTSSLRSLEREHQDAQQVIKGLREENEKLVKLLEVEQQSSSTVAKTLEDCKITLEGLKIENGSLKTQLESEKQKAAGISAMGCTTDSSEMQEMLKVAHAEKDQLEVSCTELKQELLKANSELKHVQGLLSKAENECGQLKEICDRQAEQLSRTSQKLQEKTSENEADIKNLKETIFELEDQVEQHRAIKLHNNQLISDLESRAMKLEEQKQDTERQLKALTKQMKEDTEEWRRFQADLQTAVVVANDIKCEAQQELRVVKRKLQEEEEKTARLQKELDEVKGSNRLTAEEVESLEADTTSRWQGVFISRAPPSPSESAATVKSLIKSFDLGCPGSTGQNIPVHKVPRSPLSGIPVRTAPAAAVSPMQRHSVYNNGKTASKGVARHTDLSDLPLADLLKGRNEELKPDHYLRKSPSLESLSKPPVAFSSRMLASTPSSLKPQSKLSVERKDPLAALAREYGGSKRNALLKWCQKKTEGYQNIDITNFSSSWSDGLAFCALLHTYLPAHIPYQELNSQDKKRNLLLAFQAAESVGIKPSLELSEMMYTDRPDWQSVMQYVAQIYKYFET; from the exons GAACACTTTCAACTGCAAAGCGCACAGGGATTCCAGCGCCTCGGGAAGTATCATCATCTGTCTCCAGAGAGAGAGCCGTATTACGTGGTCAAGCCAACTCTAGGAAAAGTCAATCTAGCCCAACCTCTTCTGGTACACCCACTCCTACCAAACACGTACGTCCCACTACCAAGTCCAAGCAAGAGAATGAAACTGGTGACAGAGCCGTTTTGGAATCCCAGGTTAAAGAACTCCTGGcagaagcaaagacaaaagaCTCAGAAATTACCAAGCTCCGGTGTGAGctgaagaaatgcaaagagaaagggTCACATAACCCTGAAGGTATGAGTGCTTCAGACCAAAACTTAGAAACATTATCACCTGTTGACATAGATCCATTAATACGAacccttcaggaaaaaaacaggactTTTCAAAAAGAGCTTGCTAGCCTGGGAGAAGAAAACCGAGTTTTGAAAGAGAAGTTGCTTTACCTAGAGAACTCTCCTCTCTCGGACACAACAACAAGCAGTGGAGCTGACAGCAGCCTCCCAACCCCAACCACCCAAGGATCTAGTTTTGGAAGCCCATCAAAAAATGTCTTGAGAGGTGAAACAGATGAGCACCGGCAGCATGTGAATGGGGCTGCTCTGCGCAATTCAGGTTCTTCCAGCAGTGACGTAACCAAAGCTTCCTTGTCACCTGATGCATCTGATTTTGAGCATATAGCAGATATACCTTCTAGGCCGACATCCTCCAATAGCAACAACTTCAAAGGTTCCAGATGTTCCACTACAGGAAGTTCTCCAAACAATATTAGTGACCTTTCTGTTGCATCTCTTACAGAGAGAATACAAAAAATGGAGGAGAACCACCATAGCACAGCAGAAGAATTACAAGCCACTTTGCAGGAGCTCTCAGATCAACAGCAAATGGTGCAGGAGCTGACAGCAGAAAATGAGAAGCTAGTGGAAGAGAAAGCTCTCCTGGAGACTTCCTTTCGTCAACACAGAGATAGAGCAGAACAGCTGagtcaagaaaatgaaaagctaatgACTCTTCTCCAAGAGAGATCCAAGAATGAAGAAAGCAAAGCTCAGGAGGGGAAGATCCTTGAACTGGAACAGAAATGTGCAGAAGTTCTTGAAAAAGCACAATTTGAAAGAGAGAAATTGCTCAACATTCAGCAACAGTTAACCAGCAGCCTACGGAGCTTAGAAAGGGAGCACCAAGATGCCCAGCAGGTGATTAAAGGcctgagagaagaaaatgaaaagctggtTAAACTTCTAGAAGTggaacagcagagcagcagcacagtggCCAAAACTCTAGAGGACTGTAAAATTACCTTAGAAGGCCTAAAAATTGAGAATGGGTCACTCAAAACTCAGTTAGAAAGTGAGAAACAAAAGGCTGCGGGGATCAGTGCAATGGGATGTACTACTGACAGCTCTGAGATGCAAGAGATGTTGAAAGTAGCCCATGCAGAAAAGGATCAGTTAGAAGTATCTTGTACTGAGCTTAAACAAGAACTGCTGAAGGCAAACAGTGAACTGAAGCATGTTCAGGGTCTGCTGTCTAAG GCTGAGAATGAGTGTGGTCAACTGAAGGAGATATGTGACCGGCAGGCTGAGCAACTGAGCAGAACTAGCCAGAAGTTGCAGGAAAAAACATCAGAGAATGAAGCAGATATAAAAAACCTGAAGGAGACCATTTTCGAATTGGAGGACCAGGTGGAACAGCATCGTGCTATAAAACTGCACAACAACCAGCTCATCAGTGACCTAGAGA GTAGAGCAATGAAGCTAGAAGAGCAAAAACAGGATACAGAGAGGCAGCTGAAGGCTCTGACTAAGCAAATGAAG GAAGATACAGAAGAGTGGAGGCGTTTTCAAGCTGATCTGCAGACTGCAGTGGTTGTAGCCAATGATATTAAGTGtgaagcccagcaggagctgcgtgTGGTAAAGAGGAAActtcaggaggaagaggagaagactgCCAGACTGCAGAAGGAGCTGGATGAAGTGAAGGGCAGTAACAG GCTGACAGCTGAGGAGGTAGAATCCCTAGAAGCAGATACGACCAGCCGCTGGCAAGGAGTCTTTATTAGCAGAGCACCTCCTTCACCATCAGAATCTGCAGCCACTGTGAAGTCACTGATCAAATCGTTTGACTTAGGATGCCCAG GTAGCACTGGACAGAATATCCCTGTTCACAAGGTCCCCAGGAGCCCTCTAAGTGGAATTCCTGTGAGGACAGCCCCGGCAGCTGCTGTTTCCCCCATGCAG AGACATTCTGTTTATAATAATGGAAAAACAGCCAGCAAAGGAGTTGCCAGACACACAGATCTTTCAGACCTTCCTCTTGCAG ACCTTCTGAAGGGGAGAAATGAAGAGCTGAAACCAGACCATTACCTCCGCAAAAGCCCTTCCCTGGAATCCCTGAGCAAACCCCCTGTGGCCTTCAGCAGCAGAATGCTTGCTTCCACCCCCAGCAGCTTGAAACCCCAAAGCAAACTCAG TGTGGAAAGAAAGGACCCATtggcagccctggcccgggagtATGGTGGTTCAAAGAGGAATGCTCTGTTGAAGTGGTGCCAGAAGAAGACAGAAGGTTACCAG AATATTGATATCAccaacttcagcagcagctggagtGATGGGCTGGCCTTTTGTGCTCTCCTGCACACGTATTTGCCTGCACACATTCCTTACCAGGAGCTCAACAGCCAGGATAAA aaaagaaatctgCTGTTAGCATTTCAAGCTGCTGAAAGTGTAGGCATCAAACCCAGTCTG